The following are encoded together in the Malaya genurostris strain Urasoe2022 chromosome 3, Malgen_1.1, whole genome shotgun sequence genome:
- the LOC131438058 gene encoding uncharacterized protein LOC131438058 yields MALDRENENIFLEFIETSETAELLKTFQLSDAAIEYFLALGDLNIIERAEVEALLPSPFLADRTRTIYGLNKWRISQNLIPLTIPLAEKRANFSSDSKLLRSKNPLDGTDKIQWTARLLIERSKKGKEVIIKYNKCKILAKNHKTFITHLIVDEIVDKFSKLSKDELIQRARSFVERFIQIASPSYTP; encoded by the exons ctggagtttattgaaacttctgaaacggcGGAGCTTCTCAAAACGTTCCAGCTTTCTGATGCAGCCATCGAATATTTCCTCG CCTTAGGTGACTTGAATATTATAGAAAGAGCCGAAGTGGAAGCGTTATTACCCAGCCCATTTTTAGCTGATCGCACTCGTACCATATATGGTCTAAACAAGTGGCGTATTTCTCAG AATTTAATTCCTCTGACAATTCCTTTAGCAGAGAAACGAGCCAATTTTAGTTCTGATAGTAAGTTATTGAGAAGTAAAAATCCCCTTGATGGAACCGATAAGATACAATGGACGGCCCGTTTACTAATCGAGCGTTCGAAAAAAGGAAAGGAAGTTATAATAAAATACAACAAGTGTAAAATACTCGCTAAAAATCATAAAACGTTTATCACACATTTGATTGTTGATGAGATTGTTGATAAGTTTAGCAAGCTGTCGAAGGATGAACTAATTCAGAGGGCAAGATCATTTGTTGAAAGATTCATTCAAATTGCTTCTCCAAGTTACACGCCTTGA